One window from the genome of Amphiprion ocellaris isolate individual 3 ecotype Okinawa chromosome 23, ASM2253959v1, whole genome shotgun sequence encodes:
- the zgc:77880 gene encoding zf-DHHC domain-containing protein yields MASVRCRRDPCGVICLILTYFSVFYADYVVIQYVLIPAYSGSVWCTLHGSVFNLILLLLLACHSKAVFSDPGMVPLPETAIDFSDLRSQSTRMNERGCEGWTVCSRCETYRPPRAHHCRVCQRCIRRMDHHCPWINNCVGELNQKYFIQFLFYTGMASLYSMVLVVSAWIWRIRSEREGDAEKEGEESPSKHLIVAHYIILLVESVLFGVFVMVIFYDQLVSIITDETPIEQMRNRLMIKDRGSSSSSSSSSSQPPHHHPPHTRKPKLALLREVFGRGSVFCWLLPLHSSPPSVGGVSYSALPDYDV; encoded by the exons ATGGCGTCGGTCCGCTGCAGACGGGATCCCTGCGGAGTTATCTGTCTGATTTTAACTTATTTCTCCGTCTTCTACGCGGACTACGTGGTCATACAGTATGTCCTCATCCCCGCATACTCCGGCAG TGTGTGGTGTACTCTCCACGGCTCCGTCTTCAACctgatcctgctgctgctgctggcctgcCACTCCAAAGCCGTCTTCTCAGATCCTG GTATGGTTCCTCTCCCTGAAACAGCCATCGACTTCTCAGACCTTCGATCTCAGTCGACTCGGATGAATGAACGG ggCTGTGAGGGATGGACGGTGTGCAGTCGCTGTGAAACCTACAGACCTCCCAGAGCTCACCACTGCAGAGTCTGCCAGAGATGCATCCGTCGCATGGACCACCACTGTCCCTG GATCAATAACTGCGTCGGGGAGCTGAACCAGAAGTATTTCATCCAGTTTCTCTTCTACACCG GCATGGCCAGCCTCTACTCCATGGTTCTGGTGGTGTCGGCCTGGATCTGGAGGATCAGGAGTGAGAGAGAAGGAGACgcagagaaagaaggagaggagTCGCCCAGCAAACACCTGATAGT GGCTCATTACATCATCCTGCTGGTGGAGTCGGTGctgtttggtgtgtttgtgatggtcATCTTCTACGATCAG CTGGTCTCCATCATCACAGACGAGACGCCCATCGAGCAGATGAGGAACCGGCTGATGATCAAAGACCGGGGCTCCTCGtcttcgtcctcctcttcctcctcccagccgccccatcatcatcctcctcacACCAGGAAGCCCAAGCTGGCTCTGCTGAGGGAGGTGTTCGGACGAG GCTCGGTGTTCTGCTGGCTGCTTCCTCTCCACTCCAGTCCTCCATCGGTTGGCGGCGTCTCCTACTCTGCTCTGCCCGACTACGACGTCTGA